The sequence GGGCAGGATCGGCCACCGTGGGCATGATCCGGCCAAGCCTGAAAAATCCCCCACCTGTTCGGAACTCGAGCCGGGGTGTCTCCGACTGCTGTACCGGACGCCGCCGCCGAGGTGGTGTCCGGACAGCGCGGGGGAACGGAGGATGACCGATGGCAGCGCAGCAGTCGCCCGCCACCAGTACGTCGGGTGACGGCCCGGTCCGGTCGGAGGACCGGTGGAGTCTGGTCCTCGCCGCAGGGCTGATCTCCTTCGTCGCGATGCTCGACATGAACGTGGTCAACCTCGCGCTCACCGACATCGCGGACGCCCTCGACGTCTCCCCGACCACCGCCCAGTGGGCCGTGCTCGGCTACCAGCTCCCCCTGGTGGCCCTGCTGCTGCCCGCCGGACGGTGGCTGGACCAGGTCGGCATGCGCGCCGCCCTGCTGCTGTCGGTCGGCGGCTTCGCGCTCTGCAGCGCGCTGGCCGCCGTCGCGCCCTGGGCGAGCTGGCTGATCGCCGCCCGCCTCGCCCAGGGGGCCTTCGGCGCCGTGCTGTTCGTCCTGATGCCGGTCCTAGCGGCCACCGCCGTCCGCCCCGAGCTGCGCGGCCGCGCGATGAGCGTGCCCGCCACGCTGGGACCGCTGGGCGCCGTCACCGGCCCGGTCGTCGGCGGACTGCTGCTCGACCACGTCGGCTGGCGGGCGATCTTCCTGGTCAAGCTGCCGATCTGCCTGGCCGCCTGGCTGATCGCCCGCAAGGACGCCCCGCGCGGCGGCAAGCGGCTGCGGCTGCCCGACCGCTCCTCGCTCGGCGACGCCGCGCTGATCGGTTCGGCCGTCGCCGCCGTACTGCTCGGCCTCACCCTCGCGCCGGACGCGCCGCTCTGGCTGCTGCTCACGCTGCCCTCCGTGCCCCTGGTGCTGTTCTGGCTGCGCCGCCCCGGCGGGCGGCCGGTCGCCGGGGTGCTGCGCGCCTCCGGCACCGCCGCCGTCAACGGCTCGGTGCTGGCCCTCGCGGCCGGCTTCGCCGCCAACCACTACCTGCTCGCCCAGTACCTGCGCCGCGACGACGGCGAGAGCGCCACCAACACGGCTCTCACGATGCTGGCGTTCCCGCTCGGCATGGTGCTGGCCGGCCGCTTCGGCGGGCGGCTCGCGGACCGCTGGGGCGCCCGCCCGACGGCGCTGACCGGCGCCGCCGTGACGGCGTTCGGCCTGCTGCTGCTCGTCCCGGTCGACACCGCCTGGTCCCCGCTCGACATCGCCTGGCGGCTCGCGGTCGCCGGCGTCGGCATGGGCCTCAACGGCGGTCCGGTCCAGGCCCTGGTGATGAGCTCCGCCCCGCCCGACCAGCTCGCCACCGCCGGCTCGGCCGTCCAGCTGGCCCGCAGCCTCGGCTTCGCGCTCGGCCCCGCGCTGGGCACCGCCGCCACGCTCTACGGCACCACCGAGGTCGCCGGCATCCGGGCCGGGCTCACCCTGGCCGGAATCGCCGCCGCCCTCGCCGTCGGCCTCCTGACCCTGCACCACCGCAACAACCGCACCAAGGACGCCGCACCCGGCGGCAGCACCGGCGGCGGGAGCACCACCGGAACCGACCGGACGATCCGCAGCCGCGTGTGACCCACCGTCACACCTCTCCCAACGCACGGCAGATCCTTACCGGAGGAACAACCGCAATGACCGACACCGTCCACGACCCGACCGCGGCGGGCGAGACGCCCGACGGGGCACGCTGCCCGTTCGGGTACGACGAACTTCCAGATCCGGTGCCGCTGTTCGGACCGGAGTACAAGAGCGACCCGTACCCGCTGTACCGGCAGATGCGGGCCGCGGGCCCCGTCCACCGGGTGACCTTCCCGAGCGGCGTCGGCGCCTGGCTGGTCACCGGCTACAAGGCGGCCCACGCGGCGCTCAACGACCCCAGGCTCGGCAAGAACCACTCACTGGGCAACGAGGACTGGCGCAAGCTCGCCTCGATCATGCCGGAGCCGCAGCACTCCCAGCTCCAGGTGCACCTGCTGCACCAGGACCCGCCGAAGCACACGACGATGCGCAAGCTCGTCCTGGACGCCTTCGCGCCGCGCCGGGTGGAGTCGCTGCGCCCGCGCATCCAGGAGCTGGCCGACGCCCTGGTCGACGAACTCCCGCCGACCGCCCCGGCCGGCGGCACCGACCTGGTCGAGGGCTTCGCGGCCCACTACCCGTTCCGGGTGCTGGCGGCCGTGATCGGCCTGCCCCAGGAGCTCGCGGTGCGCTTCGACCGCGACTGGGGCAAGGTGGTGCAACCGGTCGGCCCGCAGGACCCGGGCCGACCGGCGTACGAGGGCCGGCTGCACGGCCTCCAGGGCTACATCGCCGACGTGGTCGCCCACAAGCGTGCCACCTACGACCCCGCCGGGCCCGACGTGGACCTGCTCGGCCGGCTCGTCGCCGCCTGCGACGCCGGCGAGTTGAGCCCCGAGGAGCTCGACTCCATGGTGTTCCAGCTGCTGGTCGCCGGCCAGGAGCCGGTCACCAACCAGATCACCACCATGCTGATCACCCTGCTGCGCCACCCGGAGCAGCTCGACCGGCTGCGGGCGAGCCTCGACCCCGACGCGCCCGGCGCCGAGCCGGGCCTGCTCACCCGGGCGATCGAGGAACTCCTCCGCTACGACGGCGCGTTCGAGCTCACCACCTGGCGGTTCTTCGGGGCCGACAGTGACCTGCACGGCACCACCGTGCCGGCCGGGGACTCGGTGATCGTCTCGCTCGGCGCCGCCAACCGCGACGAGGAGCAGTTCCCGGACACCGACGTCCTGGACTTCGACCGCTCCCCCAACGCCCATCTGGCCTTCGGCCACGGCATCCACTTCTGCCCCGGTGCCGCCCTGGCCCGCGCCGAACTCCAGATCGCCATCGGCACCCTGCTCACCCGGCTGCCCGGGCTGCGCCCGTCCGTCGCCGAGGGAGAGCGGATCGACTCGCTCGCCTGGGTGCCCGCCGTCCTCGCCCGTGGAGTGAACCGGCTCCCGGTCGCCTACGACCGGCGGCAC comes from Streptomyces sp. TLI_053 and encodes:
- a CDS encoding MFS transporter, whose amino-acid sequence is MAAQQSPATSTSGDGPVRSEDRWSLVLAAGLISFVAMLDMNVVNLALTDIADALDVSPTTAQWAVLGYQLPLVALLLPAGRWLDQVGMRAALLLSVGGFALCSALAAVAPWASWLIAARLAQGAFGAVLFVLMPVLAATAVRPELRGRAMSVPATLGPLGAVTGPVVGGLLLDHVGWRAIFLVKLPICLAAWLIARKDAPRGGKRLRLPDRSSLGDAALIGSAVAAVLLGLTLAPDAPLWLLLTLPSVPLVLFWLRRPGGRPVAGVLRASGTAAVNGSVLALAAGFAANHYLLAQYLRRDDGESATNTALTMLAFPLGMVLAGRFGGRLADRWGARPTALTGAAVTAFGLLLLVPVDTAWSPLDIAWRLAVAGVGMGLNGGPVQALVMSSAPPDQLATAGSAVQLARSLGFALGPALGTAATLYGTTEVAGIRAGLTLAGIAAALAVGLLTLHHRNNRTKDAAPGGSTGGGSTTGTDRTIRSRV
- a CDS encoding cytochrome P450 — its product is MTDTVHDPTAAGETPDGARCPFGYDELPDPVPLFGPEYKSDPYPLYRQMRAAGPVHRVTFPSGVGAWLVTGYKAAHAALNDPRLGKNHSLGNEDWRKLASIMPEPQHSQLQVHLLHQDPPKHTTMRKLVLDAFAPRRVESLRPRIQELADALVDELPPTAPAGGTDLVEGFAAHYPFRVLAAVIGLPQELAVRFDRDWGKVVQPVGPQDPGRPAYEGRLHGLQGYIADVVAHKRATYDPAGPDVDLLGRLVAACDAGELSPEELDSMVFQLLVAGQEPVTNQITTMLITLLRHPEQLDRLRASLDPDAPGAEPGLLTRAIEELLRYDGAFELTTWRFFGADSDLHGTTVPAGDSVIVSLGAANRDEEQFPDTDVLDFDRSPNAHLAFGHGIHFCPGAALARAELQIAIGTLLTRLPGLRPSVAEGERIDSLAWVPAVLARGVNRLPVAYDRRH